Genomic segment of Coffea arabica cultivar ET-39 chromosome 1e, Coffea Arabica ET-39 HiFi, whole genome shotgun sequence:
AGACGTTTCAGACACTGGACCAgaaagtttgaatttttgtaTCACTCTAGATCATTTGTGTATAATTTCCATATGAAGTTGAAACAATGAGAGATGGGAACTCGAAGAAAAGCAAGGTTTGTTGAATAATACATGCGGATCACTTAAAGTACTTGATTTGGTTTAGTGTTTCAGCTCTGCACTGATGTTTCCAAGATTGCTGATTTGTTGGGGTTCTTATGTTGATGAAGCTTTCATGGCCCAAGACACTGGTCAAAAAATGGTTCAATATCAAGAGCAAAGCTGATGATTTTCATGCAGACGACGTCGTTTATGGAggtgattattattattattattttcaaattCTGCTTCATTTAGTTGGTTCTGGATGTTGATTTTAGCGTTggatttatttttcttgctaaCTTGGCAGTCGTCCTTGAAATCATTTAGCATATTCTGTTCAATGTCTGTTCTTTATGCAAATTCATTTGTATATCAAATGAAGCTGGAAATTCTTGGGGGCAGCTTGAGATCTGTTCTTTGCTTTTTGCTTCTTTCTGACAATGatatttttgcttttttttatgGCTCCAAACTAATGATTGTTATTGTTTTCAGGTTTGGACTCTACTGGTTAGATGGAGTAACTGTGAAATGACACGGCTTTAACAACTTTATGTTTTTGCTTTTTCAGGTGTTGATGAAGAATGGAGGAGCAATATCTCAGAGAGAAATACTTGCACCATCAAGAAAAGCAAAACAGGTGCAGTATAAGACGAGCAGTGAATCTTTTGGACCACAACATTCTTTTAACGCACTAATTTATGCATATCAAGAAAACTAAATTTGAATcttcattttctcttattttgcaAATCATGATTCTTGTGTCATGTCACTTTAAATAAAATTGACAGAAAAATCAAGTAAAAGGAGCTCCGACCGTATCGGCCGTGGAAAGATTGACCTCGATGCTTCCCAGGTCACAGATGTGCAAAATTATAGGTGTGCCCATCTTTTAGGATCAACTCTTAGTTTTAGGATTTTCTCAATTGAGAGCTGGCTTTAATTGGTTGTATTCATTTTTGGATCAGGATATTTGTAGCTACATGGAATGTGGCTGGAAAATCTCCACCTAGTCATTTGAATCTAGAAGACTGGCTGCACACATCACCTCCTGCTGACATCTATGTTCTCGGGTGAGTTTGATCAGCAAACAGATAGCCCTTGATTATCTTTAATGACATCCAAAATTAAGTAATGAAGTTTCATGATTACTCCTGTCTAATCCCTTGTACATTTAGGTTTCAAGAAATTGTTCCTTTAAACGCTGGTAATGTCTTGGGCACAGAAGACAACGGGCCAGCTAAAAAATGGTTAGCACTCATTAGGAAAACTCTGAATAGTCTTCCGGGCACAAGTGGTGGCTACTACACGCCTTCCCCAGTCCCTGATCCTATTGTGGAACTGGATGCTGACTTTGAAGGGTCAACTAGACAAAAGGCCTCTTCTTTTTTCAATCGCCACTCCTTCCAGTCACTTAGCCGTAGCATGAGAATGACAGAAAATGATATGTCAATGCCGCAGCCTCGACTTGATCGTCGATTCAGTGTCTGTGACAGGGTTATGTTTGGGAACCGACAATATGAGTTTGATCCGAATGTCAGATGGGGAGGGTCAtctgatgatgaaaatgaagaagGTGAGTCACCTTGTTCGGCACACTACTCACCAGTTTCATACAATGGTTCTGTCTCAATggaagaaagagagagacaaCCTGGGCAATCAAGGTACTGTTTGGTGGCAAGTAAGCAGATGGTTGGGATTTTTCTCACTGTATGGATAAAGAGTGATCTAAGAGATGATGTCCGCAACATGAAAGCGTCTTGCGTGGGCAGAGGATTGATGGGTTATCTGGGAAACAAGGTGCGTATGTTCTTCACAGAATCTTGTTAAATTGAGATCAAAGTTGTGAAGTTGTGACCCAAAGTAGTAATCTCACTCTTTGGGCTTTTCCAGGGTTCAATTTCGATTAGCATGTCTTTGCACCAAACAAGTTTCTGCTTCATTTGTAGTCACTTGACCTCTGGGCAGAAGGAGGGTGATGAGCTGCGAAGGAATGCTGATGTCATGGAAATTTTGAGGAAAACAAGGTTTCCAAGAGTTTGTGGCATGGGAGATGAAAACTCTCCTCAAACTGTTCTCGAGCATGAGTATGACTCTATCAGTCCTATTACCCTGTTCAGTTTTATTTTGTCTCAAATTTCGTCAGTAATTCATTGTTATTAATCTCTAACAGTACAGTTTCTAAAATTTTAAGATTTATTTCTGCTTCTTTAGTCGAATTATATGGCTTGGGGACTTGAATTATCGGATTGCGTTATCCTATCGAACTGCCAAGGCACTGGTGGAGATGCAGAACTGGAGAGTGTTGTTAGAAAATGATCAGGCAAGTAAATGCAACAAGGAATGACTTGAATGCGCTTTTCTTTGTACATTGCTTGCTCTAAAAAGACGTTTAACTTGTTTCCAGTTGAGGATAGAACAGAGGCAAGGTCGTGTCTTTGATGGATGGGATGAAGGAAAAATATATTTTCCCCCCACGTACAAGTATTCAAATAATTCAGACAGATACGCTGGCGATGATATGCacccaaaagagaaacggagaACACCTGCCTGGTAATACTTCTTTCTTCAGAATATTCGATGGTTATATTATGTGAGGGAACCTCATAGTTTGAAGTAATTATATTCCAAGTTCTAATTATGAATCCATGTATATTTGCTCATACATATCCCACACCACTCACTGCCTCGATAAAGGAATAAGGTAAAAGAATATTCCTTCATAATTTCATTCTCTTCTTTGCTCCATCTACATGGAATCACAAAGCTATTGTAATAATTGATGAAGGTGTGACCGTATACTGTGGTATGGCCGAGGCATCCAACAATTATCTTATGTTCGTGGTGAGTCAAGGTTCTCTGATCACAGACCAGTGTACAGTATTTTTTTAGCAGAGGTTGAGTCCATTAATCGTAGCCGAATCAAGAAAAGCATGGGTTGCTCCAGTTCACGAGTTGAGGTTGAAGAGCTATTGCCATGCTACCATGGATACAGTCAACTAGATTTTTTCTCCAGCATGAATTCTCAGTGAAGTATGctctttactttcattttcataaAGCTAATTTCTCATCTTTGGTTTTTCCTTTCACTTGAACATTTTCTGGCTGTTTAGGGACTCATTCTCACCAACTGATTTGAGAGAAATTGACCATCTAAACCAGATGAAGCTATTGCTCTGCAAATAGCTTCTAAAATAGGGCAGCATTGGTATGATTTTCCGTCTTAGTGCacattctttcattttttttcttggaaGTTAAACCAAAATTAATATGAAAAGGACTTTGCAGACACTCATAACGCGAGCAGAAATCCAAATCATGAGATTGGTTAATCTGAATCTGTTTGCCATCATAACAGGTTATTTCCATTTCTGTTTTTGTTCTTGTATCTTGTTTCACAGTTGATTATATTTGGATCAATATCGTTCACGTATGTAAGCGCACTACCCCCACCTAACGGATATTTCTTCAAACAATTTGAGGTTAATGACTTAAATGAGATGGTTGCTTTGTTGTGTATTTGGTTTGCTTTTCCTCCTGAGGAGATAGTACAGCAGCCAACGCCTTTCTGATCGAGACTTCCAATACTTACTTTCGCTTCGACAAAAATATTTAGtcatacaaaaattcttaaaagaGTCTTTGAAGATTTCAACCTTAAAAGATCTCTTTCATGAACCAGGTCAGCGGATAAGATTGCCTGAACTGGAAGACCGAATCTGGCTGTGCCACATCCCAGAAGAAGGTTTGTCGTCGGCAATTCTACCTTAAACATTTTCGTTAGTCTTTACCTGCAGCTCTTTTGATGGGATGTTTTGCAGACTTGCATGTTTTCCATGACTTTTCATTTCCCAACAGGTTGCTTCTCATTTAGTGATGACCATGGTTTGTCTGACTCAACCCAATATTTCTGATGTCCAATCTTCCCGGAGATTTTTTATTTACATGTACAGAAAAAGACCTCTTGCAATAAAGGTTGAAAATAAATTTGTCAACCGGAAAAAGTCAGACTTGGTTTTGTATGTCTGATTTCGTTAGCTTAATGGTTTGCAGGACTCTGATGCAACATCGGTGATATGGCTGGTGATTTTAGATAGTTAATAGTAGTGATTTTTTCCAGTGTAGAATATTAGGAATTCTTTAGATTGAGAAAGTAGCTGAGGAACAATAATCTGTAaattttgctgcaattttctacCGCCAgagagagatttttttttttttttttttttatagacgATACAAAACGTAAAGtcaaagaagaagatgatgtgAATCAAAGCATTATGTGTTGCTTGCTTGCTCGCTCTGGTTTAACTGAAAAGTAAAGCATTTTGGACAATGAATTCGATGGCCACTGTTTtatctctctctccccctttgACTAGTTGAAATGCTGGAATTCTgcagaaaacaaaaaataaggaGCATTACGGTGTCAGGTTATCATCGCCATCGGGcttttataattatataaagACTGCCACCGGTCTAATTTGTGGGGTGCAAAGTAACTGCAATAGACTCTCGACTACACATTTTCACACGCTTGCCCCTCTGCTCCGGATTCTGAGTTCTTCGTTGCTCCCTCCACTACTTTGAATTCTTTTGCATTCTCAGTCTGCACTTTCTTCCATTTTTGCACCGTGGTTTAGCAAATGAGGGGCCGCATGCTCATCTTTCATCTCAAAAAAGTTTCTGCAGCCAAAATGCCTTTTTTAGTCATAATTTCAGGGTAGGATGAGCAAAGGGACGTTAgcattctctttcttttttcaaattgGTCTGCTTCTCCCAAATCCAGAAAGATGCAAGTCATAATCTTATTAAAGgtcctacccaaaaaaaaaaaaaaagggaatgatCATAGCAAATGCAACTACGCTGCCTCTGACTAAGCAATAGACAGCGAAAAATTGTACTAGCTGTGAAGTAGGAAACCAACAAGAGGAAAGGGAGATGTGCCACCGACTGGGAACCCTTCTACTACTTCTGCTAAGTTTGGAGTAGTTCGCTTTTcctactttcatttttcttgaagCATGTTTCTTAGTACTTAATGAGCCACTGCAGCTTTGCCCCGTTGCAGAAATCACTTCTTTTTATGCCtctgtttttcatttttctttgccCAGACTCTCAGACTCTTCTTTTTTCCAGTCTGCCTCTGCCTGCTACAGAATGTTACACACTGACAGTACACTGTCATCttcttcctttagaaaaatgtAAGAGATCAAGGAAAATCCACAACAAGGTAAGAGCTTGGCAGCATTGGGACCAACGGACTCTTATGATTGCCCGGGGCAATTCTAAATGCGTAATGTGtacaaaatcatatgaaaaaaaatgtgTACAAAATCATAATAGATGTATAATTTCACTTACTTATTTCCCCCGTCAGCTTGATAAGATCAAATGTTCCCATTAAAGGTCACAAATTGACAGCATTACTCTCGCACTCTTCATAACTATTTAgccaaaaagtcaaaacaaaaagataatttttaacccaaaaaatgtagataaaaataaaaaatcaaattgctagccaatactaatccatatttCTTTTGTATCGAGGTGGTGATGGGAAAACAAAAGCCGTGGATAAATAAAATCTAGTCAAAGTCAATCACTTGGAAGGATTTTGGTAGGTAattaatatcttaaaaatttttgtgGAACAGTTACGAGGAAGTCGAGAAATTTTTTAGGAAATAAGTTTTAATAGATAATGTAATTTAAATtgtattaaaaattaaaataatctcTTTATACGTGTGGTTTGTAATTTAAATCCTacttatagaaaaaaaaatttcacaaataagtaaAATAGTTAATCAAAAAAGATCCAATgaacatatatttatatataggAATACtctatattttttttgggtcaaaacaacaaattatccctttaaaaaaaatacacaatgCACGCTTCGTGTTGTACACCGATAATTGTAGTACAATGATTCTATAATGAATTGATTCGCGCGCGCGCGCACACAACAGTCACACTCTGCAATGGACGATCCCAACTCGGTCCAAGATATCAAGTTGAATTTTGAGATCAACAGCCAAAATTAAGCCAGGATCCTTTTAGGCTTTTACCCGATACCGGATCGTTAAATGTACGGTGAGTTGCACCAAAACCCATCCCCTACGCTAGCGTGAATGTTTCCCAAATGGCAGTAGTAAAAAAATAGTAAATGGAGGACAGGGATGGAACAGGAGGAGGAGTGAGGCAGCAGCATCCCAT
This window contains:
- the LOC113716176 gene encoding type I inositol polyphosphate 5-phosphatase 4-like, which produces MRDGNSKKSKLSWPKTLVKKWFNIKSKADDFHADDVVYGGVDEEWRSNISERNTCTIKKSKTEKSSKRSSDRIGRGKIDLDASQVTDVQNYRIFVATWNVAGKSPPSHLNLEDWLHTSPPADIYVLGFQEIVPLNAGNVLGTEDNGPAKKWLALIRKTLNSLPGTSGGYYTPSPVPDPIVELDADFEGSTRQKASSFFNRHSFQSLSRSMRMTENDMSMPQPRLDRRFSVCDRVMFGNRQYEFDPNVRWGGSSDDENEEGESPCSAHYSPVSYNGSVSMEERERQPGQSRYCLVASKQMVGIFLTVWIKSDLRDDVRNMKASCVGRGLMGYLGNKGSISISMSLHQTSFCFICSHLTSGQKEGDELRRNADVMEILRKTRFPRVCGMGDENSPQTVLEHDRIIWLGDLNYRIALSYRTAKALVEMQNWRVLLENDQLRIEQRQGRVFDGWDEGKIYFPPTYKYSNNSDRYAGDDMHPKEKRRTPAWCDRILWYGRGIQQLSYVRGESRFSDHRPVYSIFLAEVESINRSRIKKSMGCSSSRVEVEELLPCYHGYSQLDFFSSMNSQ